In the genome of Euleptes europaea isolate rEulEur1 chromosome 7, rEulEur1.hap1, whole genome shotgun sequence, one region contains:
- the TSTD1 gene encoding thiosulfate:glutathione sulfurtransferase, producing the protein MEALRKLAALTLARSPGRVARVNMSIADRAKVISYEDIKKLVAKGEARIFDVRSPEEVANGKIANSVNIPVVEVEEAFKMDPETFKMKYGVNKPPLDDENVVFHCQIGKRGARATEIAVALGYAKARNYAGGYKEWSEKEGK; encoded by the exons ATGGAAGCCCTGCGGAAGCTGGCGGCCCTGACTCTTGCACGCAGCCCAGGACGCGTCGCACGTGTGAACATGAGCATCGCGGACAGAG CAAAAGTCATTTCCTATGAGGATATAAAGAAGCTGGTGGCCAAAGGGGAGGCCCGGATCTTTGATGTGCGGTCGCCAGAAGAAGTAGCCAATGGGAAAATAGCCAATTCTGTTAACATTCCAG TTGTGGAGGTAGAAGAGGCTTTCAAAATGGACCCGGAAACGTTTAAAATGAAGTATGGGGTGAATAAGCCGCCGCTGGATGACGAAAACGTGGTTTTCCACTGCCAGATTGGCAAAAGAGGGGCCCGGGCCACAGAGATAGCCGTGGCGCTCGGCTACGCCAA GGCTCGCAACTATGCTGGAGGCTACAAGGAGTGGTCGGAGAAAGAAGGAAAGTGA